In the genome of Oncorhynchus clarkii lewisi isolate Uvic-CL-2024 chromosome 22, UVic_Ocla_1.0, whole genome shotgun sequence, one region contains:
- the LOC139380468 gene encoding transcription factor Sp3-like isoform X2, whose amino-acid sequence MAALDSCQREFLQQDGGTGDQPSPLALLAATCSKIGSPSSESDNGAAAVVTTNLTSIQLTGNPDRWEVLTPTTTVNEEPGAVHIQTQRIMTSNGQYVLPLQNLQSQPIFVTSGSDASANAVPNIQYIQTADGQQLSFSTSCVEGATLSQDATGQIQILPDGTQTISVTGAGDILTNNQNLISQTGHVQQIQGVSIGSSTFNNQGQVVTNVPMGLPGNITFVPINSVDLDSLGLSGAQTIATGVTSDGQLIMTSQPVDSSESLEKTADQLSQTLSVNDSNANSEMYLPTSSAQLPESIDEPGVLTQATEQTDPSGLQEGYIHQNHVQNIQVSSGQSIIQLQQVPVQTSDGQVVQAGGGQNVQLFNPGTFIIQAQTVTPSGQIQWQTFQVQGVQNLQNIQLPTNPAQQITLAPLQALSLGQGGAQQIPNLQTVTVNSLAQTGIHFQQAEDTDSPGDIQIKEEPDSENWQLGSDSTLNTSDLSHLRVRLVDEEDQLDEGGKRLRRVACTCPNCKEAGGRGSNMGKKKQHICHIPGCGKVYGKTSHLRAHLRWHSGERPFVCSWMYCGKRFTRSDELQRHRRTHTGEKKFVCPECSKRFMRSDHLAKHIKTHLNKKGVMNSVSSAVVASMESAGSSDSIITAGGTTLILTNIQQGSSNAQDILANAEIPLQLVTVAAGEVLAMAESQ is encoded by the exons ATGGCTGCCTTGGACAGCTGTCAACGCGAGTTTCTGCAGCAAGACGGTGGCACAGGAGATCAG CCATCACCGCTCGCTCTGCTGGCAGCTACCTGCAGCAAGATCGGGTCGCCATCGTCAGAGAGTGATAACGGTGCTGCCGCTGTAGTG ACTACAAACCTAACATCCATCCAGTTAACAGGGAACCCAGATAGATGGGAGGTTTTGACCCCCACAACAACAGTGAACGAGGAACCTGGCGCGGTCCATATCCAGACTCAGCGGATTATGACATCAAACGGACAGTATGTTCTTCCTCTCCAGAACCTTCAGAGCCAACCGATCTTTGTGACATCAGGAAGCGACGCCTCCGCCAACGCAGTGCCTAACATTCAGTACATTCAGACAGCTGATGGACAGCAACTAAGCTTCTCCACCTCCTGTGTGGAGGGGGCCACTCTGAGCCAAGATGCCACAGGGCAGATCCAGATTTTGCCTGACGGAACTCAAACTATAAGTGTGACAGGGGCTGGAGACATCCTTACTAACAACCAAAACCTCATATCACAGACTGGTCATGTCCAGCAGATCCAGGGTGTTTCTATCGGCAGCTCCACCTTTAACAACCAGGGACAGGTTGTCACAAATGTGCCTATGGGGTTGCCAGGGAACATCACCTTTGTCCCCATTAACAGTGTGGACTTGGACTCTCTGGGCCTCTCTGGTGCTCAGACTATAGCAACAGGGGTCACTTCTGATGGCCAGCTAATCATGACCAGTCAGCCTGTAGACAGTTCTGAGAGTTTGGAGAAGACAGCTGACCAGCTCTCGCAAACTCTATCTGTAAATGACTCGAATGCTAACTCAGAAATGTATCTACCAACATCCTCGGCCCAGCTGCCTGAGAGCATAGATGAGCCGGGTGTTCTGACCCAAGCCACAGAGCAGACAGATCCCTCTGGTCTCCAGGAGGGCTACATTCATCAGAACCATGTTCAGAACATCCAGGTCTCCTCAGGCCAGTCCATCATCCAGCTGCAGCAAGTGCCGGTCCAGACCAGTGATGGTCAGGTGGTGCAGGCAGGAGGGGGGCAGAACGTGCAGCTCTTCAACCCAGGGACCTTCATCATCCAGGCCCAGACCGTCACTCCCTCAGGCCAGATCCAGTGGCAGACCTTTCAGGTGCAGGGGGTCCAGAACCTGCAGAACATCCAGCTGCCCACCAACCCAGCCCAGCAGATCACCCTGGCCCCATTGCAGGCCCTGTCTCTGGGCCAGGGAGGAGCGCAACAGATCCCCAACCTGCAGACTGTGACTGTTAACTCTTTGGCCCAGACAGGCATTCATTTCCAACAGGCAGAGGACACCGACAGCCCTGGAG ATATCCAGATAAAGGAGGAGCCGGACTCAGAGAACTGGCAGCTGGGCAGTGACTCCACTCTGAACACCAGTGACTTGTCCCACCTGCGGGTCAGGCTAGTGGACGAGGAGGACCAGCTCGACGAGGGGGGCAAGAGGCTACGAAGGGTGGCCTGCACCTGCCCCAACTGCAAAGAGGCTGGAGGGAG AGGATCCAACATGGGCAAGAAGAAGCAGCACATCTGTCACATTCCGGGCTGTGGGAAGGTGTACGGGAAGACATCCCACCTGCGAGCGCACCTGCGCTGGCACTCAGGGGAGCGGCCCTTCGTCTGCAGCTGGATGTACTGTGGGAAGAGGTTCACGCGTAGCGACGAACTGCAGAGACAccggagaacacacacag GGGAGAAGAAGTTTGTTTGCCCGGAGTGTTCCAAGCGCTTTATGCGGAGCGACCACCTAGCCAAGCACATTAAAACGCACTTGAACAAGAAAGGAGTCATGAACTCTGTGAGCAGCGCGGTGGTGGCCTCCATGGAGTCTGCGGGTTCGTCAGACAGCATCATCACGGCTGGCGGCACCACCCTCATCCTCACCAACATCCAGCAGGGCTCCAGTAACGCCCAGGACATTCTGGCCAACGCTGAGATCCCCCTGCAGCTAGTCACCGTAGCAGCCGGAGAAGTCTTAGCGATGGCCGAGTCACAGTGA
- the LOC139380468 gene encoding transcription factor Sp3-like isoform X1: MAALDSCQREFLQQDGGTGDQDTQPSPLALLAATCSKIGSPSSESDNGAAAVVTTNLTSIQLTGNPDRWEVLTPTTTVNEEPGAVHIQTQRIMTSNGQYVLPLQNLQSQPIFVTSGSDASANAVPNIQYIQTADGQQLSFSTSCVEGATLSQDATGQIQILPDGTQTISVTGAGDILTNNQNLISQTGHVQQIQGVSIGSSTFNNQGQVVTNVPMGLPGNITFVPINSVDLDSLGLSGAQTIATGVTSDGQLIMTSQPVDSSESLEKTADQLSQTLSVNDSNANSEMYLPTSSAQLPESIDEPGVLTQATEQTDPSGLQEGYIHQNHVQNIQVSSGQSIIQLQQVPVQTSDGQVVQAGGGQNVQLFNPGTFIIQAQTVTPSGQIQWQTFQVQGVQNLQNIQLPTNPAQQITLAPLQALSLGQGGAQQIPNLQTVTVNSLAQTGIHFQQAEDTDSPGDIQIKEEPDSENWQLGSDSTLNTSDLSHLRVRLVDEEDQLDEGGKRLRRVACTCPNCKEAGGRGSNMGKKKQHICHIPGCGKVYGKTSHLRAHLRWHSGERPFVCSWMYCGKRFTRSDELQRHRRTHTGEKKFVCPECSKRFMRSDHLAKHIKTHLNKKGVMNSVSSAVVASMESAGSSDSIITAGGTTLILTNIQQGSSNAQDILANAEIPLQLVTVAAGEVLAMAESQ, from the exons ATGGCTGCCTTGGACAGCTGTCAACGCGAGTTTCTGCAGCAAGACGGTGGCACAGGAGATCAG GACACTCAGCCATCACCGCTCGCTCTGCTGGCAGCTACCTGCAGCAAGATCGGGTCGCCATCGTCAGAGAGTGATAACGGTGCTGCCGCTGTAGTG ACTACAAACCTAACATCCATCCAGTTAACAGGGAACCCAGATAGATGGGAGGTTTTGACCCCCACAACAACAGTGAACGAGGAACCTGGCGCGGTCCATATCCAGACTCAGCGGATTATGACATCAAACGGACAGTATGTTCTTCCTCTCCAGAACCTTCAGAGCCAACCGATCTTTGTGACATCAGGAAGCGACGCCTCCGCCAACGCAGTGCCTAACATTCAGTACATTCAGACAGCTGATGGACAGCAACTAAGCTTCTCCACCTCCTGTGTGGAGGGGGCCACTCTGAGCCAAGATGCCACAGGGCAGATCCAGATTTTGCCTGACGGAACTCAAACTATAAGTGTGACAGGGGCTGGAGACATCCTTACTAACAACCAAAACCTCATATCACAGACTGGTCATGTCCAGCAGATCCAGGGTGTTTCTATCGGCAGCTCCACCTTTAACAACCAGGGACAGGTTGTCACAAATGTGCCTATGGGGTTGCCAGGGAACATCACCTTTGTCCCCATTAACAGTGTGGACTTGGACTCTCTGGGCCTCTCTGGTGCTCAGACTATAGCAACAGGGGTCACTTCTGATGGCCAGCTAATCATGACCAGTCAGCCTGTAGACAGTTCTGAGAGTTTGGAGAAGACAGCTGACCAGCTCTCGCAAACTCTATCTGTAAATGACTCGAATGCTAACTCAGAAATGTATCTACCAACATCCTCGGCCCAGCTGCCTGAGAGCATAGATGAGCCGGGTGTTCTGACCCAAGCCACAGAGCAGACAGATCCCTCTGGTCTCCAGGAGGGCTACATTCATCAGAACCATGTTCAGAACATCCAGGTCTCCTCAGGCCAGTCCATCATCCAGCTGCAGCAAGTGCCGGTCCAGACCAGTGATGGTCAGGTGGTGCAGGCAGGAGGGGGGCAGAACGTGCAGCTCTTCAACCCAGGGACCTTCATCATCCAGGCCCAGACCGTCACTCCCTCAGGCCAGATCCAGTGGCAGACCTTTCAGGTGCAGGGGGTCCAGAACCTGCAGAACATCCAGCTGCCCACCAACCCAGCCCAGCAGATCACCCTGGCCCCATTGCAGGCCCTGTCTCTGGGCCAGGGAGGAGCGCAACAGATCCCCAACCTGCAGACTGTGACTGTTAACTCTTTGGCCCAGACAGGCATTCATTTCCAACAGGCAGAGGACACCGACAGCCCTGGAG ATATCCAGATAAAGGAGGAGCCGGACTCAGAGAACTGGCAGCTGGGCAGTGACTCCACTCTGAACACCAGTGACTTGTCCCACCTGCGGGTCAGGCTAGTGGACGAGGAGGACCAGCTCGACGAGGGGGGCAAGAGGCTACGAAGGGTGGCCTGCACCTGCCCCAACTGCAAAGAGGCTGGAGGGAG AGGATCCAACATGGGCAAGAAGAAGCAGCACATCTGTCACATTCCGGGCTGTGGGAAGGTGTACGGGAAGACATCCCACCTGCGAGCGCACCTGCGCTGGCACTCAGGGGAGCGGCCCTTCGTCTGCAGCTGGATGTACTGTGGGAAGAGGTTCACGCGTAGCGACGAACTGCAGAGACAccggagaacacacacag GGGAGAAGAAGTTTGTTTGCCCGGAGTGTTCCAAGCGCTTTATGCGGAGCGACCACCTAGCCAAGCACATTAAAACGCACTTGAACAAGAAAGGAGTCATGAACTCTGTGAGCAGCGCGGTGGTGGCCTCCATGGAGTCTGCGGGTTCGTCAGACAGCATCATCACGGCTGGCGGCACCACCCTCATCCTCACCAACATCCAGCAGGGCTCCAGTAACGCCCAGGACATTCTGGCCAACGCTGAGATCCCCCTGCAGCTAGTCACCGTAGCAGCCGGAGAAGTCTTAGCGATGGCCGAGTCACAGTGA
- the LOC139380468 gene encoding transcription factor Sp3-like isoform X3: MAALDSCQREFLQQDGGTGDQTTNLTSIQLTGNPDRWEVLTPTTTVNEEPGAVHIQTQRIMTSNGQYVLPLQNLQSQPIFVTSGSDASANAVPNIQYIQTADGQQLSFSTSCVEGATLSQDATGQIQILPDGTQTISVTGAGDILTNNQNLISQTGHVQQIQGVSIGSSTFNNQGQVVTNVPMGLPGNITFVPINSVDLDSLGLSGAQTIATGVTSDGQLIMTSQPVDSSESLEKTADQLSQTLSVNDSNANSEMYLPTSSAQLPESIDEPGVLTQATEQTDPSGLQEGYIHQNHVQNIQVSSGQSIIQLQQVPVQTSDGQVVQAGGGQNVQLFNPGTFIIQAQTVTPSGQIQWQTFQVQGVQNLQNIQLPTNPAQQITLAPLQALSLGQGGAQQIPNLQTVTVNSLAQTGIHFQQAEDTDSPGDIQIKEEPDSENWQLGSDSTLNTSDLSHLRVRLVDEEDQLDEGGKRLRRVACTCPNCKEAGGRGSNMGKKKQHICHIPGCGKVYGKTSHLRAHLRWHSGERPFVCSWMYCGKRFTRSDELQRHRRTHTGEKKFVCPECSKRFMRSDHLAKHIKTHLNKKGVMNSVSSAVVASMESAGSSDSIITAGGTTLILTNIQQGSSNAQDILANAEIPLQLVTVAAGEVLAMAESQ; encoded by the exons ATGGCTGCCTTGGACAGCTGTCAACGCGAGTTTCTGCAGCAAGACGGTGGCACAGGAGATCAG ACTACAAACCTAACATCCATCCAGTTAACAGGGAACCCAGATAGATGGGAGGTTTTGACCCCCACAACAACAGTGAACGAGGAACCTGGCGCGGTCCATATCCAGACTCAGCGGATTATGACATCAAACGGACAGTATGTTCTTCCTCTCCAGAACCTTCAGAGCCAACCGATCTTTGTGACATCAGGAAGCGACGCCTCCGCCAACGCAGTGCCTAACATTCAGTACATTCAGACAGCTGATGGACAGCAACTAAGCTTCTCCACCTCCTGTGTGGAGGGGGCCACTCTGAGCCAAGATGCCACAGGGCAGATCCAGATTTTGCCTGACGGAACTCAAACTATAAGTGTGACAGGGGCTGGAGACATCCTTACTAACAACCAAAACCTCATATCACAGACTGGTCATGTCCAGCAGATCCAGGGTGTTTCTATCGGCAGCTCCACCTTTAACAACCAGGGACAGGTTGTCACAAATGTGCCTATGGGGTTGCCAGGGAACATCACCTTTGTCCCCATTAACAGTGTGGACTTGGACTCTCTGGGCCTCTCTGGTGCTCAGACTATAGCAACAGGGGTCACTTCTGATGGCCAGCTAATCATGACCAGTCAGCCTGTAGACAGTTCTGAGAGTTTGGAGAAGACAGCTGACCAGCTCTCGCAAACTCTATCTGTAAATGACTCGAATGCTAACTCAGAAATGTATCTACCAACATCCTCGGCCCAGCTGCCTGAGAGCATAGATGAGCCGGGTGTTCTGACCCAAGCCACAGAGCAGACAGATCCCTCTGGTCTCCAGGAGGGCTACATTCATCAGAACCATGTTCAGAACATCCAGGTCTCCTCAGGCCAGTCCATCATCCAGCTGCAGCAAGTGCCGGTCCAGACCAGTGATGGTCAGGTGGTGCAGGCAGGAGGGGGGCAGAACGTGCAGCTCTTCAACCCAGGGACCTTCATCATCCAGGCCCAGACCGTCACTCCCTCAGGCCAGATCCAGTGGCAGACCTTTCAGGTGCAGGGGGTCCAGAACCTGCAGAACATCCAGCTGCCCACCAACCCAGCCCAGCAGATCACCCTGGCCCCATTGCAGGCCCTGTCTCTGGGCCAGGGAGGAGCGCAACAGATCCCCAACCTGCAGACTGTGACTGTTAACTCTTTGGCCCAGACAGGCATTCATTTCCAACAGGCAGAGGACACCGACAGCCCTGGAG ATATCCAGATAAAGGAGGAGCCGGACTCAGAGAACTGGCAGCTGGGCAGTGACTCCACTCTGAACACCAGTGACTTGTCCCACCTGCGGGTCAGGCTAGTGGACGAGGAGGACCAGCTCGACGAGGGGGGCAAGAGGCTACGAAGGGTGGCCTGCACCTGCCCCAACTGCAAAGAGGCTGGAGGGAG AGGATCCAACATGGGCAAGAAGAAGCAGCACATCTGTCACATTCCGGGCTGTGGGAAGGTGTACGGGAAGACATCCCACCTGCGAGCGCACCTGCGCTGGCACTCAGGGGAGCGGCCCTTCGTCTGCAGCTGGATGTACTGTGGGAAGAGGTTCACGCGTAGCGACGAACTGCAGAGACAccggagaacacacacag GGGAGAAGAAGTTTGTTTGCCCGGAGTGTTCCAAGCGCTTTATGCGGAGCGACCACCTAGCCAAGCACATTAAAACGCACTTGAACAAGAAAGGAGTCATGAACTCTGTGAGCAGCGCGGTGGTGGCCTCCATGGAGTCTGCGGGTTCGTCAGACAGCATCATCACGGCTGGCGGCACCACCCTCATCCTCACCAACATCCAGCAGGGCTCCAGTAACGCCCAGGACATTCTGGCCAACGCTGAGATCCCCCTGCAGCTAGTCACCGTAGCAGCCGGAGAAGTCTTAGCGATGGCCGAGTCACAGTGA